Genomic segment of Thermodesulfobacteriota bacterium:
TCGGCCATGACCCCCATGGGCAGCATGAGGATCATGGAGGCCAGACTGAAGAGGCCAACCACCAGACCGATCCTGGGATCCGCGACCCCCTGGCCGCGCAGGATCACCGGCAGATGGGCGAAGACCAGCCAGTGGCTGCCGTGGATCAGGAAGCGCTGCAGCACGAAGCGGAGCCGTTCCGGCTTCGGTGCGGCAGCGCGCTTGGATAGCTCTTGCATGGGCAGGCTGAAAGAAAAGATAATAGAAGGCAGTCCGTAAGACCGGAGCCGCAAGCTTACCAGGAAGCCGCATCCAAGACGAGCTTCCCCCCCCCCCTCAACGAGGCCCCCCAAGGAGGTTCTTATGCCCCTCGCCTGGAAGAACGAGTACTCCGTCAACATCCGGGAAATCGACGACCAGCACCGCCAGCTGGTGAGCATGATCAACGAGCTGGATCGCGCCATGCTGCAGGGACAGGGCAAACAGGCCCTGGGCACCATCCTCGGCAGCCTCATCAGCTACGCCGGCAGCCACTTCGCCACCGAGGAGAGACTGATGCGCCAGCACGGCTTTCCGGGCTACGAGGAGCATGCCGGCAAGCACGCCAAGATGACCGAGAAGGTGCTCGACTTGGCCCGGCAGCACGAAGCCGGCCGACCGGCCCTCACCATCGAGGTGATGAAATTCCTCCAGGACTGGCTGGACAAGCACATCCTGGGCACTGACAAGAAATACGGGCCATTCTTGAACGCCAAGGGCGTGATCTAGACCGCACCGGCCTACCACGGACACCCGTCCCTCAGGGAACCGCATTTTTTTGTAACCATCCTCCTGGCCCCGACGACTTTCCGAACAGAGGCCGGCCGGCCCCAGCCACGCGTTGGACGTCAGCAGCCATGAACCCTTTTTCGGAGGTCGAGTCATGAGAAGGATGGTCTTCCTGTTCGCATTGATGATCGTGATGACGGGATTCGCCCTGCGGCCCGCCCAGGCCTGGACCCGGGACCCGCAGGTGGGCCAGTCTCAGGCCCTGGCCCAGGTGCAGGCCGCGCTGGCGGCCCTGGACCTGTCCGCGGACCAGAAGGAGGCGGTGGCGGTCATCATGGCCCAGTACGGCCCCCAGGCCCGGGAGCTGGGAACGGATCTGGCGGCTGCGGCCGCTTCGCTCCGGGACACCATGCTCACTGCCGGGGATGATGAGGCCGCGGTACGGGCGGCCCATATGCGGCTGGCTGCGGTCGGCCAGGAGCTGGCGGTGATCGGCGGCCAGGCGGCCAGCGCCGTCCGGGAGGTGCTCACCCCGGAGCAGGAGGCCATCCTGGCCGAACGGCTGGCGCACCGCCAGGAGCGGCGGCAAGCCCTCCTGGGCCGTCTGGGGATGGAGGGTGGCCGCCAAACGGCCAGGGCTGGCCGCTAGAGCCAGGGGCGTGGCCGGCGGCGTGCCTGCCCCCGGCCACGCCACACCCATGACCACCCGGGATGAAGGAGCCACCGACGCCGCCCTGGTGGCCGCGGTCTTGGGCGGCGACCACGAGGCCTTTGCCGGCATCCTCCGCCGCCACAGCGCTGCGGTGAGCCGGATCGTCTCCCGCCACCTGCCGGCGGCAGCGGTGCCGGATGGGTGCCAGGAGACCTTTGTCCGGGCCTTCCGGGGACTGGCCGGCTTTCGGCAGCAAGAGTCCTTGGGCCACTGGCTGGCCGCGATCGCGGTGCGGGCCTGCCATGACTACTGGCGGGAGCGCTACCGCAGCCGGGAGCTTCCCGCCGGCTCCCTCTCTGACGAGGGCGAAGGGGCACTGGCCGAGAGCGCAGCCCAGGTGGCCTGGCAGCACCACGAATCGGCCCGGAGCCGGCGGGAGGCCCGGGCGGTCCTGGATTGGGCGCTGGATCAGCTTGCCCCCACCGACCGCCTGATCCTCGCCCTGACCGTGCTGGAAGGGCGGTCGACCCGGGAGGCGGCGGACCTCTTGGGATTGAGCCTGGTGAATGTCAAGGTACGGGCGCTCCGGGCCCGACGCCGCCTGCACCAGCTCCTGGCGAAAGAGGAGGAGCGCCTCCGGAGGAGAGGAGCATGAAGTCCCAGGATGCGCAGCAACGGGAGAGCCGACTCCGGCAAGCGTATGAGGACCAGCCATCCGTGGCCCTGGACGAGGCCTGGCAGGCAAAGGTGATGGCGGCGATCCGCCAGGAGGCCAAGGACCTTGGCCACCCGCGACCGCACGCCGAAAACGGTGGCCTCTTTCTCCCCCTGTCCGTTGCCGGCTGCGGCCTAGCTGCCGCTGGCCTGGCGGTGCTTCTGGCCGTCTGGCCGTCCATTGAAGGGGCGGTGGCCGGCATGGTCCTGGAGGAGCTGGCCGGCCTGCCCATGACCCTGCTGTTCGGCCTATCCTGAGGAGCGAGCGAGCCCATGAAACGATGGCAGCTGACCCTGGTGCTCTTGGCCGCCTTTCTGGCCGGCGCGGCCAGTGGGGCCGCCGGGATCGGCCTCGTGGTCCAGGCCCGGTTCCGCGCGGCCGTAGCCGGCGGCAGTGTCTTCCCCCGCCAGCTCATCATGTCCCGCCTCACTTCCCGTCTCGATCTGGATTCGGCCACCCAGGCCAGAATCGCCCCGATCCTCGACGAGGCCAGCGCCGAGGTCGGGCGCCTGCGGCAGGAGAACGCGCCCCGGCTTGCTGCCATCATCGACCGGGCGGTGGCCCGGATGCAAGAAGAGCTTTCCCCGGCCCAGGCGGAGACCCTGGCCGAAATGGTGGCCCGCCTGCGACCACGCTTGGCCCCTGGCCAGACCCGGGGGCCGTGATCCGTCCGGCCTTCAGTCCTGGCCTCGCATGTCCGCCAGGGTCCACAGCAGGGCAAAAACCGGCGCCACCAGCCCTAAGAGCAGCACCAGCGCCTCCTTCTGGAACCCGGGATCCAGAAGACGCTCCGGCAGCCCCCCCAGGCTGCCTGCGGGCAGAAGCTGCCCCGACAGAGGCACCGCGGCCAGGGCGAGAAAGAACAGCACCGCTTCGCAGGCCAGGAGCCGTTTGCCGAAATCCCGGCAGATCTCCACCGCGTTGCGCACCCAGTTCATGCGCTCCACCAGGGGACGCAAGCCGACCAGCCCCGCCTCCACCTGACTCACCAGCTCGCTCGCCTCGCGGAAGGCGGGGCCCTTGTTCTCCAGAATCAAGGATCTTGCCCGGTGCAGGCTCCGGAACAGGTCGTTCACCGTGTCGCCGAACTGGCCAAACAGCCCCTGATAAGGAAAGCGATCCCAGTAGGCCTTGATGCCCTGCCACTGGCCCTGCAGATCCTTGAGGGTGTTCTTGAGGGCCTCGGTGCGGTCCTCCCGCAGCCGATCGCAGGTGAAGACCATGCCCTTGGCCCGGCTGGCCACCTCCAGGAGACCGTAGAAGCTCTGCCGGTCCATGAAGGCCTCCAGGCGGCTGAGAAGACCCTGGTTGGCCTTGACCTGATCGTCGCCGGCGCCAAACCAGATGACGATATCCTCCGCCTGGACGCGGGCGGCGGCGAGCCCCTCCCGGGCCTTGGCCAGGGTGGCATGGTGGACGGCGGTCAGCATGTCTTCCACGATGGCCTGGACCGGCTCCAGATCCGGATCCATCAGAGCCGCGCAGTAGAGCTCCTTTTGGCTCTCCACCAGCACCCGCAAGGTCTTGAGATCGCGCTCCCCGAAAGTGCCCTGGCGGACGGCCAGCTGGATCTTCCGGTAGGAGGCGTCCAGGCAGTCCCGGTTGATGGCGAACACCTGGCTCACGGCGTGGTCCGCCTTGGCCAGGTCCTGCTCGACGATCTCGTGGAACCGGGACAGGAGCATCTGGATGTAGGTCTGCTCGCGGGGGCCGGGAGCCAGGCTGTGCGCCCGCCGCAGCCGCGCCTGGGCGGCCTCGTCCTGGTCCTGCTCCAGATGCGCCAGGGCCAGGCCGATCTGGGCGAAAAACTCGCCCACCCCCTGGCCGATCTTGTTCTTCTCCAGGAGAAGCTGCCCCGCCTCACGGTATTTGCCCACCCGCAGGCAGTCCAGCCCCACGAACAACTGCTTGTTCGTGACCTTGAGCCCGGTCGCGTCCTGCATGCGGGGCCAGTTGGCACCCGGGGTGAAGGCCAGGGTGAGGAGGAAGCGAATCTGGAACACCCGGCCGAGGTCGAAATAGGCCACCAGGGCGGTGAGGGGGGGCTGATCCCGGAGCTGGGCGGCGTCGATGCCGGCGGCCAGGGTGCGCACGGTCTCTTCCGGCCGGTCCAAGGCGGCCCGGAAGGCTGCGGCCAGCTCGGTGGCGGTCATGAAGCCCGCCTCTGGCAGGGCCACGAGGTCCGGGGCCAGGTACTTGGACGGGCACAGGGCCGGCCGGTGGCCGGTCATGCCGCAGTAGAAGCAGAGGCGGCCGCCGGCAGACCGCAGCAGCCGCCGGTGCGGAAACAGGCTGTCGGTGCGGAAGCGGCCGCCGGCGCTGTACCGGAGGCGGAACAGGCCCTGGGGGGCGGTGTCCAGGGTGTGCGCCGGAAAGCTGCCGCCGTCCGCATACTCGGGCCAGCGGTTCTTCAAAGCCCGGGTGATGTACGGGGTGGCTGGCTCCAGAAAATCCCAGACCTGGGAGGTGAGGATCCGGACCGGTGAGCGCTCATCCCCTTTGCGCTCCAGGTGGAAGATGACGTGCACCGGCGCCGGACCGGCGTGGTCCGGCCAGCCGAAGGCCTTTCTGGTCTCGTCCAGGCTCTCGAAGAAGGCGGAGATCGCCGTCAGGGGATGATTGAAGAGGAAGAGCAGGAGCTCCTCGGAGCTTTCCGGATCCTCCCGGCCCTGGCGGAGCAGTCTGGTGCGCAGGCCGGCCCTGAACTGCGACCAGCGGTCGGACAACACCTGCTGGCCCAGAAAGGACAGGGGATGGACGGCGACCAGGAAGACCGCGTCATCCATGATGCCGGCTCAGCCGCGGGCCGTGATCAGCGGACAGACGACGCCCGCCGGGCCAAGGCCGCATGGTGTCAGACGCATTTGTCGAAGACCTCCCGGGCCTCGGCGTTCTGGGGGTCGAGGCGCAGGGCCCGGGTGGCGTACTTGTCGGCCCGGATCGGCAGGCGCAGATCCAGGTAGGTCTTGGCGGTCTCCAGCAGGAGCTCCACGTCGTCCGGGGTTTGCGCCACCGCCTTTTCCAGGAGCTTGACGGCCTCGACGTGGTTGCCCACCGCCCGGAGAGCGAAGCCCAGGGGCCGGTACAGATGGGTCCGCTCCGGATCCTCCCGCAGGATCTCGGACAGAAGGCGGACCGTGAAGTGAAGCAGGCCGTGGACACGGCAGGACTCGGCGATATCCTCCTTGATGTCCAGGTCGTCCTTGCGAATCCTGAGCACCAGGCGGAAGATCCGCTCCGCCTCCTCGTTCTGCTTGGCCTTGAGCAGGAGCTTGCCGAAGGAGACTGCCCGGTCGGCGTGCCGGGGGCTGATCTCCATGGCGCGGGCGAAGTTGAGGGTGGCCCGCTCCAGGTTGCCCATGTTGTAATAGAGCTGGCCGAGATAATGGTAGGACGTGACGTCCAGACGATTGATGTCGGTGGCCTGCTCGAAGTAGTGGACAGCGCTTTTCACGTCCCCCTTCTTGAGGTGCAAGCGACCGAGCTCCCGCCAGGGCCGGGAGGTCTGGCTGGAAAGGGCCGCGGCCTTGTCCATGGCCTCGATGGCCCCGTCGATCTCGCCGGCCTCCTCCAGGTCCCGGGCCTGCCGCAAGTACACCATGAGTGGCGAGGGGTGCTCGGCCCGGTCCAGCAGCTCCTTGATCTTCTGCTCCAGGGTGGCGGTGACAAAGGGCTTGGTGAGGTAGGCGTCCACCTCCCGCTCGGCCGCCTCGGCGACGATCTCCTGGTTGGCCTCGGCGGTGATCATGAGAAAAGGCAGATCCCGCATCTTCTTGTTCTCGCGCACCCGGTTCAGGAGCTCGGTGCCGCTCATCTTCGGCATGTTGACATCCGAAATGATGAAGTCGATGGGCACCTTGCTCTTGAGCAGGATCTCCAGGGCGTCCTGGCCGTTGCTCGCTTCCAGGAACTCCCGGCCATAGCCAATGAGCCGCAGCATCGCCCGGATGGACCGGCGCATGTTGTCCATGTCGTCGACGATGAGGAAGGTCATCTCCTGCGGCGTCTTCATGGGCGATCCCCCCGCCGGTGTTCGGTGCGGGACATGAGCTCAGGCATCAGCGCCTCCTCCCAGCCGAGCCGAGGGCACCCCCTCGTGCACGGGCAGACTGACCATCATCCGGCAGCCGTGGCCCGGCGCGCTGTCCACAGCGATCCGACCCCGGTGCGCCTCCACCGCCAACCGGCAGAAGTAGAGCCCCAGCCCGGTGCCAACCAGATGGTCCCGATAACCGGTGAGACGGGCGTACTTTTCGAACAGATGGCTCTGGTGCTCCAGGGGAATGCCCTCCCCCTGATCCTGGACCGACACCTCGAGCCGGCGGCCGCCACCGGTCAGCCGGGCGGTCAGAATGACCTCCTGGCCGTGGGGCGAATGCCCCAGGGCATTGGTGAGCAGATTCTGCAGCACCCTGAGGATCATGACCCGGTCGACCCGTACCAGGGGCAGCCCCGGGCTGACGTCCAGGGTCAAGGCCACCCCCCGGATGCGCGCCAGCCCCTTGACAGCGCTCAAGGCCTCTTCCAGAAGATCCGGTACCTGCACCGGTTGCAGAAGCAAGGAGAGCTTGCCGTCCTCGATCTTGCCCACGTCCACCATGTTGGTGGCCATGCGCACTGCCCGCTCGCAGGCAATCTGGGCCGCCTCCAGAAACTCCCGGTTCTCGTCCGCCACCGAGTAGGACAGGATGTCCAGATTGGCCACCACCTCAGCCAGGGGCCCTTTGAGGTCGTGGACCAGCATCTTCACCAGCTCGGCCCGCATGGCCTCGTGCCGCCGCAGCTCCTCGTTGCGCTTCTTGAGGGTGGCCTCCTGCCGCTTCACCGCCTGGAGGAGGCGGTGCTGCTCCACCACCGACAGCACCATGCCGGAAAAATCCAGAAGGCAGGTCAGGTCGTCCTGGAGGAGATCAGCCTTGCCCGTGCGGTCAGTGACGTTGATCACCCCCACCAGGGTGGGACCGTTCATGAGGGGCACCGACAGGAGGGAACGGGTGCGGTAGGCATGCTCCCGCCGCGGGAAACGCTCGTCCTGGCTGATGTCGGGGATGAAAAGGGGCTTGTGATGACGGGCCACCCAGGCGGCTACTGTGTCGTCGTCCAGCCCCTGCTTGACCCCCAGGAGGACCGGCCGGCTGGCAGCCCGCACCACCAGCTGCCGGCCCTTGTCCAGGAGCATGATCGAGCCGTGATCCACCGCCAGATAGCGGAGGATGACCCGCAGCAGGCGGTCCAGCTGGCCGTCAGGGGACAGGCGCCGGTTGTTGACGATCTGGGCGATCTCGAAGAAGCTGGCCAGGAGCCGGCCGGCCATCTCGGGGTGGCTTTGAAGGTCATCGAGCCTCTGGTGCTGTCCACTCATGGCGTTCCGTGCCCTCATGCCCTCGTCCACGCGCTCACTCCCACTCGATGGTGCTGGGCGGCTTCGAGGAGATGTCGTACACCACCCGGTTGACCCCCCGCACCTCGTTGATGATCCGGTTGGCCATGCGGGCCAGGAGGTCTTCGGGCAGCCGCGTCCAGTCGGCGGTCATGGCGTCCAGGCTGTCCACCACCCGCAACGCCACCACATTCTCGTAGGTACGCCCGTCGCCCATCACCCCCACCGTCCGGATGGGCAGCAGCACGGCAAAGGACTGCCAGACCCGACGGTACCAGCCGGCCCGCTTCATCTCTTCCAGGACAATGACATCCGCCTGGCGCAGTACGGCAAGCCTTGTTGCCGTCACCTCGCCCAGGATGCGGATGGCCAGCCCAGGACCGGGGAAGGGCTGGCGGAAGACCAGT
This window contains:
- a CDS encoding bacteriohemerythrin gives rise to the protein MPLAWKNEYSVNIREIDDQHRQLVSMINELDRAMLQGQGKQALGTILGSLISYAGSHFATEERLMRQHGFPGYEEHAGKHAKMTEKVLDLARQHEAGRPALTIEVMKFLQDWLDKHILGTDKKYGPFLNAKGVI
- a CDS encoding Spy/CpxP family protein refolding chaperone — encoded protein: MRRMVFLFALMIVMTGFALRPAQAWTRDPQVGQSQALAQVQAALAALDLSADQKEAVAVIMAQYGPQARELGTDLAAAAASLRDTMLTAGDDEAAVRAAHMRLAAVGQELAVIGGQAASAVREVLTPEQEAILAERLAHRQERRQALLGRLGMEGGRQTARAGR
- a CDS encoding sigma-70 family RNA polymerase sigma factor, whose protein sequence is MTTRDEGATDAALVAAVLGGDHEAFAGILRRHSAAVSRIVSRHLPAAAVPDGCQETFVRAFRGLAGFRQQESLGHWLAAIAVRACHDYWRERYRSRELPAGSLSDEGEGALAESAAQVAWQHHESARSRREARAVLDWALDQLAPTDRLILALTVLEGRSTREAADLLGLSLVNVKVRALRARRRLHQLLAKEEERLRRRGA
- a CDS encoding response regulator, whose product is MKTPQEMTFLIVDDMDNMRRSIRAMLRLIGYGREFLEASNGQDALEILLKSKVPIDFIISDVNMPKMSGTELLNRVRENKKMRDLPFLMITAEANQEIVAEAAEREVDAYLTKPFVTATLEQKIKELLDRAEHPSPLMVYLRQARDLEEAGEIDGAIEAMDKAAALSSQTSRPWRELGRLHLKKGDVKSAVHYFEQATDINRLDVTSYHYLGQLYYNMGNLERATLNFARAMEISPRHADRAVSFGKLLLKAKQNEEAERIFRLVLRIRKDDLDIKEDIAESCRVHGLLHFTVRLLSEILREDPERTHLYRPLGFALRAVGNHVEAVKLLEKAVAQTPDDVELLLETAKTYLDLRLPIRADKYATRALRLDPQNAEAREVFDKCV
- a CDS encoding ATP-binding protein, with the protein product MSGQHQRLDDLQSHPEMAGRLLASFFEIAQIVNNRRLSPDGQLDRLLRVILRYLAVDHGSIMLLDKGRQLVVRAASRPVLLGVKQGLDDDTVAAWVARHHKPLFIPDISQDERFPRREHAYRTRSLLSVPLMNGPTLVGVINVTDRTGKADLLQDDLTCLLDFSGMVLSVVEQHRLLQAVKRQEATLKKRNEELRRHEAMRAELVKMLVHDLKGPLAEVVANLDILSYSVADENREFLEAAQIACERAVRMATNMVDVGKIEDGKLSLLLQPVQVPDLLEEALSAVKGLARIRGVALTLDVSPGLPLVRVDRVMILRVLQNLLTNALGHSPHGQEVILTARLTGGGRRLEVSVQDQGEGIPLEHQSHLFEKYARLTGYRDHLVGTGLGLYFCRLAVEAHRGRIAVDSAPGHGCRMMVSLPVHEGVPSARLGGGADA